The Channa argus isolate prfri chromosome 22, Channa argus male v1.0, whole genome shotgun sequence genome has a window encoding:
- the tlcd5b gene encoding TLC domain-containing protein 5 encodes MPTLEVMCSLIGWLCLYSLFCCTFTKRGPEWNCRLVTLSHGVLIVLLTAYVVFIDGPWPLTHAGTENTELQVSALAICLGYFFFDIGWCVCYSTEGPVMLAHHAASILGILLALLLGESGCETCAVIFGSEITNPLLQTRWFLRQVGLYDSLLGDAVDLLFILLFATVRVGVGTVMFYCELTSPRTSVIMKLGGVVMYGLAWVFMVDIARFCYKKSIAKYKRWIENHKLKKINSQKLDGHSDKSG; translated from the exons ATGCCAACATTGGAGGTGATGTGCAGCCTGATTGGCTGGCTCTGTCTCTACTCCTTGTTCTGCTGTACCTTCACTAAACGGGGGCCTGAGTGGAACTGCCGCCTGGTTACTTTGTCCCACGGGGTCCTCATAGTGCTACTAACAGCATATGTTGTCTTCATAGATGGACCCTGGCCTCTCACACATGCAG GTACAGAGAACACTGAGCTCCAGGTTTCCGCCCTGGCGATTTGCCTCGGGTACTTCTTCTTTGATATTGGCTGGTGTGTCTGCTACAGCACAGAGGGCCCCGTCATGCTGGCCCACCACGCTGCAAGCATCTTGGGCATCCTGCTGGCTCTGCTCTTGGGAGAATCAGGGTGCGAGACTTGCGCCGTTATCTTTGGCAGTGAGATCACCAATCCCCTGCTGCAGACCCGCTGGTTCCTCCGCCAGGTCGGCTTGTATGACAGCCTGCTGGGTGACGCAGTAGAcctccttttcattttattgtttgcaaCTGTGCGTGTGGGAGTTGGCACAGTGATGTTTTACTGTGAGCTCACTTCCCCCAGGACCTCAGTGATAATGAAGCTCGGTGGTGTGGTTATGTATGGACTTGCCTGGGTCTTCATGGTGGACATTGCCAGATTTTGCTACAAAAAAAGTATAGCCAAGTACAAAAGATGGATAGAAAACCACAAGTTGAAAAAAATCAACTCACAAAAACTGGATGGACATTCAGACAAGAGTGGCTGA
- the rcc1l gene encoding RCC1-like G exchanging factor-like protein isoform X2 has protein sequence MAFPCVRLCTRHVSKKLQVCGYATLKVSRPQEKSSSDPVFQYVGQHKRPSHKVFVWGFSFTGALGIPSFVVPDSGRKKPRKYQLTPYRLETAEQITSAACGYGFTLIASSTKDVSKLWGMGLNKDSQLGFQRTQQSRLRSYDFILEPSLVPLPLVEPLQTRVVQVACGRAHSLVLTDQEGVFSMGNNAYGQCGRRIVEDEVYSGSHIIHKIEGFDSRVVQVACGQDHSLFLTETGKVFACGWGADGQTGLGHNNICSSPVELGGDLAGVEVQQISTYGDCSLAVSTDGQLYGWGNSEYLQLASVTEATQISSPRHLPLKGCGKVAQAACGGTQVAILNEDGEVFVWGYGILGKGPNLSETSLPEKIPPTLFGRSEFSPSVAVARIRCGLNHFAAVTDRGELFVWGKNVRGCLGIGKRDDQYFPWRVTVPGQVVDVACGVDHMVALVKSLL, from the exons ATGGCTTTTCCATGTGTACGTCTGTGCACTCGACATGTGAGCAAGAAGCTTCAAGTGTGTGGTTACGCGACACTCAAAGTATCCAGACCTCaggagaaaagcagcagtgatCCGGTCTTTCAGTATGTTGGCCAACACAAAAGGCCCAGTCACAAAGTGTTTGTCTGGGGCTTTAGCTTTACTGGTGCTCTGGGTATTCCCAGCTTTGTAGTGCCTGACAGTGGTCGGAAGAAGCCTCGCAAATACCAGCTCACTCCTTACCGCCTGGAGACCGCAGAGCAG ATCACTTCAGCTGCTTGTGGTTATGGCTTCACTCTCATTGCCTCCTCAACCAAAGATGTGTCCAAGCTGTGGGGAATGGGTCTGAACAAGGACTCTCAGCTAGGCTTCCAACGCACCCAGCAAAGTCGCC TTCGGAGTTATGACTTTATCTTGGAGCCATCCCTGGTGCCTCTGCCACTTGTTGAGCCTCTGCAAACCAGAGTTGTACAGGTAGCATGTGGCCGGGCTCATTCCTTGGTCCTCACTGATCAAGAGGGAG TTTTCAGCATGGGCAACAATGCGTATGGCCAGTGTGGAAGGCGGATAGTTGAAGATGAAGTCTACAG TGGCAGTCACATCATTCACAAGATAGAAGGCTTCGACAGCAGGGTTGTCCAG gtGGCATGTGGACAGGATCACAGCCTTTTCCTCACTGAGACAGGAAAAGTGTTTGCATGTGGATGGGGTGCAGATGGACAGACGG GTCTGGGACACAACAACATCTGCTCCAGTCCAGTGGAACTGGGTGGGGACCTGGCAGGCGTGGAGGTGCAGCAGATCAGCACATATGGAGACTGCAGCCTGGCAGTGTCCACAGATGGACAGCTGTATGGATGGGGCAACTCTGAGTACCTGCAGCTGGCCTCTGTCACTGAGGCCACACAG ATCAGCTCCCCTCGGCATCTTCCTCTAAAAGGCTGTGGAAAGGTGGCTCAGGCAGCATGTGGAGGCACGCAGGTGGCCATTCTCAATG AAGATGGAGAGGTATTTGTCTGGGGATATGGGATTCTCGGGAAAGGCCCGAACTTATCTGAAACCTCACTTCCAGAGAAGATTCCTCCCACACTGTTTGGACGCTCAGAGTTCAGCCCTTCAGTCGCCGTTGCAAGGATCAGATGTGGCCTTAACCATTTTGCTGCAGTAACAG ATCGTGGTGAGCTCTTCGTCTGGGGGAAGAATGTGAGAGGTTGTTTGGGCATCGGGAAGAGAGACGACCAGTACTTCCCATGGCGA GTTACTGTCCCAGGTCAAGTGGTGGACGTGGCGTGCGGTGTTGACCACATGGTGGCGCTGGTCAAGTCCCTCTTGTGA
- the rcc1l gene encoding RCC1-like G exchanging factor-like protein isoform X1, with amino-acid sequence MAFPCVRLCTRHVSKKLQVCGYATLKVSRPQEKSSSDPVFQYVGQHKRPSHKVFVWGFSFTGALGIPSFVVPDSGRKKPRKYQLTPYRLETAEQITSAACGYGFTLIASSTKDVSKLWGMGLNKDSQLGFQRTQQSRLRSYDFILEPSLVPLPLVEPLQTRVVQVACGRAHSLVLTDQEGVFSMGNNAYGQCGRRIVEDEVYSGSHIIHKIEGFDSRVVQVACGQDHSLFLTETGKVFACGWGADGQTGLGHNNICSSPVELGGDLAGVEVQQISTYGDCSLAVSTDGQLYGWGNSEYLQLASVTEATQISSPRHLPLKGCGKVAQAACGGTQVAILNEDGEVFVWGYGILGKGPNLSETSLPEKIPPTLFGRSEFSPSVAVARIRCGLNHFAAVTDRGELFVWGKNVRGCLGIGKRDDQYFPWLLSQVKWWTWRAVLTTWWRWSSPSCELLFFPAEDERLDILLSPLEP; translated from the exons ATGGCTTTTCCATGTGTACGTCTGTGCACTCGACATGTGAGCAAGAAGCTTCAAGTGTGTGGTTACGCGACACTCAAAGTATCCAGACCTCaggagaaaagcagcagtgatCCGGTCTTTCAGTATGTTGGCCAACACAAAAGGCCCAGTCACAAAGTGTTTGTCTGGGGCTTTAGCTTTACTGGTGCTCTGGGTATTCCCAGCTTTGTAGTGCCTGACAGTGGTCGGAAGAAGCCTCGCAAATACCAGCTCACTCCTTACCGCCTGGAGACCGCAGAGCAG ATCACTTCAGCTGCTTGTGGTTATGGCTTCACTCTCATTGCCTCCTCAACCAAAGATGTGTCCAAGCTGTGGGGAATGGGTCTGAACAAGGACTCTCAGCTAGGCTTCCAACGCACCCAGCAAAGTCGCC TTCGGAGTTATGACTTTATCTTGGAGCCATCCCTGGTGCCTCTGCCACTTGTTGAGCCTCTGCAAACCAGAGTTGTACAGGTAGCATGTGGCCGGGCTCATTCCTTGGTCCTCACTGATCAAGAGGGAG TTTTCAGCATGGGCAACAATGCGTATGGCCAGTGTGGAAGGCGGATAGTTGAAGATGAAGTCTACAG TGGCAGTCACATCATTCACAAGATAGAAGGCTTCGACAGCAGGGTTGTCCAG gtGGCATGTGGACAGGATCACAGCCTTTTCCTCACTGAGACAGGAAAAGTGTTTGCATGTGGATGGGGTGCAGATGGACAGACGG GTCTGGGACACAACAACATCTGCTCCAGTCCAGTGGAACTGGGTGGGGACCTGGCAGGCGTGGAGGTGCAGCAGATCAGCACATATGGAGACTGCAGCCTGGCAGTGTCCACAGATGGACAGCTGTATGGATGGGGCAACTCTGAGTACCTGCAGCTGGCCTCTGTCACTGAGGCCACACAG ATCAGCTCCCCTCGGCATCTTCCTCTAAAAGGCTGTGGAAAGGTGGCTCAGGCAGCATGTGGAGGCACGCAGGTGGCCATTCTCAATG AAGATGGAGAGGTATTTGTCTGGGGATATGGGATTCTCGGGAAAGGCCCGAACTTATCTGAAACCTCACTTCCAGAGAAGATTCCTCCCACACTGTTTGGACGCTCAGAGTTCAGCCCTTCAGTCGCCGTTGCAAGGATCAGATGTGGCCTTAACCATTTTGCTGCAGTAACAG ATCGTGGTGAGCTCTTCGTCTGGGGGAAGAATGTGAGAGGTTGTTTGGGCATCGGGAAGAGAGACGACCAGTACTTCCCATG GTTACTGTCCCAGGTCAAGTGGTGGACGTGGCGTGCGGTGTTGACCACATGGTGGCGCTGGTCAAGTCCCTCTTGTGAGCTCTTGTTTTTCCCAGCAGAGGATGAAAGGCTGGACATATTGCTAAGCCCCCTTGAACCCTGA